Proteins encoded within one genomic window of Polyangium spumosum:
- a CDS encoding 5-methylcytosine restriction system specificity protein McrC, giving the protein MELSRADWDLADALAKGADRRLEIDVWRGKVRVRALAWVGLVRFEQFDLHIVPKAAGGHHGLVEMIERTTGIDALRRTAGIGSLDASGTHLFDLFALLLAEASEHVIRRGILSDYVEREEDLGVVRGRILVDRQILRRYGRVDRVECRFDERDQDIPENKLLALALASCARRADHPNVRRRVRHANDVFKEVCSTEGVDSKTLLEGMSYHRVNEHYRDAHEVSRIILEGLGVDDVIGGGETSSFAFMMDMNRLFERFVWRLVEELLAGRPCHVRYQRSNGSILWNGDESRTYANVVPDIVVERTDGERLLLPIDAKYKLLGTGAVETGDLYQAFLYAYGHGRHPCPRRALLVHPASTDKLEPPARVLVRDAQTVTAAELLVISLPIVRVLAELREGAKGPACSRLIEALGFAVDPD; this is encoded by the coding sequence GTGGAGCTCTCGCGCGCAGACTGGGATCTCGCCGACGCGCTCGCGAAGGGGGCGGACAGGCGCCTCGAGATCGACGTGTGGCGAGGCAAGGTGCGCGTCCGGGCGCTCGCGTGGGTGGGGCTCGTCCGCTTCGAGCAGTTTGATCTTCATATCGTGCCGAAAGCGGCTGGTGGGCATCACGGACTCGTGGAGATGATCGAGCGCACGACGGGCATCGATGCGCTGCGACGCACCGCGGGTATTGGATCCCTGGACGCATCTGGCACGCACCTGTTCGACCTGTTCGCGCTTCTTCTCGCCGAGGCGTCCGAGCACGTGATCCGGCGAGGCATCCTCTCGGATTACGTCGAGCGGGAAGAGGACCTCGGCGTAGTGCGTGGTCGGATCCTCGTGGATCGCCAGATTCTTCGCCGATACGGGCGTGTCGATCGTGTCGAGTGCCGCTTCGACGAGCGCGACCAGGACATCCCGGAGAACAAACTTCTCGCGCTGGCGCTCGCCTCGTGCGCGCGGCGGGCGGACCATCCCAACGTCCGTCGACGAGTTCGGCATGCAAATGATGTATTCAAGGAGGTCTGCTCGACGGAAGGAGTAGATTCCAAGACGTTGCTCGAGGGGATGAGCTACCACCGCGTGAACGAGCATTATCGAGACGCCCATGAGGTGTCGCGCATCATCCTCGAGGGACTGGGCGTCGACGACGTGATCGGTGGCGGTGAGACGAGCTCCTTCGCCTTCATGATGGACATGAACCGGCTGTTCGAGCGCTTCGTGTGGCGGCTCGTCGAGGAGCTATTGGCCGGGCGCCCATGCCATGTCCGTTACCAGCGGTCGAACGGGTCTATACTGTGGAACGGAGACGAGAGTCGTACGTACGCCAACGTAGTCCCCGACATCGTCGTCGAGAGAACGGACGGCGAGCGCTTGCTGCTGCCGATCGATGCCAAGTACAAGTTGCTCGGGACGGGTGCCGTAGAAACCGGTGATCTCTACCAGGCGTTCCTGTATGCCTATGGCCACGGTCGGCATCCATGTCCCCGACGGGCGCTGCTCGTACATCCTGCCTCGACGGATAAGCTGGAACCACCTGCTCGAGTGCTGGTGCGTGACGCGCAGACGGTCACCGCGGCGGAGCTTTTGGTAATCTCGTTGCCCATCGTCAGGGTGCTCGCGGAGCTCCGCGAGGGGGCGAAAGGTCCTGCGTGTTCTCGGCTGATCGAGGCGCTCGGGTTCGCTGTGGATCCAGATTAA
- a CDS encoding McrB family protein, whose protein sequence is MEWGTPALGSIRGGNASKHLIYKRKGSLGWYHDEKYRDEEEAWEQVRAAFVRAFELAKMGDWQAIDELGALEGGAALRCKALHVYFPEEILNVASREHLRHFLRLLGRPEAEDGNLRTVGLNRALLAALRERGRFDGWTTTEIGSFLYTWADPRESRMVVKIAPGEQAKFWEACLQGGYICVGWDEVGDLREYDSKESFRAAFSERFSSLYNGNKSKLTQKAKELWTLMELEPGDIVVANKGQSKVLAVGQVIEPGYELRPERPEFKHTVRVKWDTSYAKDIPSQPRWGLTTVDPIPPALYTTIISKQGGPPTTMPPPRVDDTFLELSAALEHKGQVILYGPPGTGKTYLARRFAVWWLLQHSGAADAHLVLADAERFRAEEGRLAAPRLAEQQPGSAPLTRLTFHPSYSYEDFIEGFRPAPTSTGTLSLKLEDGVFKRICRDAAAQPSRRFLVLVDEINRANLAKVFGELITLLEKDKRGLTITLPQSKESFAIPPNVYILGTMNTADRSIKLLDAALRRRFGFIECMPEPEVLQGTSVNGLALDVFLEELNRRIAANEGREKQIGHAYLLDGDRAIDDPEVFARRFRQDILPLLQEYCYDDYSRLAKYIGNKLVPDARTLNHEYLSKADDLIEALRLALSPTSQSGA, encoded by the coding sequence TCCGCGCGTTCGAGCTGGCGAAGATGGGTGATTGGCAAGCCATTGACGAGCTCGGTGCGCTCGAAGGCGGGGCCGCCCTTCGGTGCAAGGCGCTGCACGTCTACTTCCCCGAAGAGATTCTCAACGTCGCCTCCAGGGAGCACCTGCGCCATTTCCTGCGGCTGCTCGGGCGGCCGGAGGCCGAGGACGGCAACCTGCGCACGGTCGGCCTGAATCGAGCGCTGCTCGCAGCCTTGCGCGAACGAGGTCGCTTCGACGGCTGGACGACCACGGAGATCGGGAGCTTCCTCTACACGTGGGCCGACCCGAGGGAGTCGCGAATGGTCGTGAAGATCGCCCCCGGAGAGCAAGCGAAGTTCTGGGAGGCGTGTTTGCAGGGGGGCTACATCTGCGTCGGCTGGGACGAGGTCGGCGACCTGCGTGAGTATGATTCGAAAGAGTCCTTCCGCGCTGCCTTCAGCGAGCGTTTTTCTTCTCTCTATAACGGGAACAAGAGCAAGCTGACGCAAAAAGCCAAAGAGCTCTGGACGTTGATGGAGCTCGAGCCCGGCGATATCGTGGTCGCGAACAAGGGGCAGTCGAAGGTCCTGGCGGTCGGTCAGGTGATCGAGCCGGGCTACGAGCTGAGACCGGAGCGCCCCGAGTTCAAGCACACCGTCCGCGTCAAATGGGATACGAGTTATGCGAAGGACATCCCGTCGCAGCCGCGCTGGGGCTTGACGACGGTCGACCCGATACCGCCGGCGCTCTACACGACCATCATCAGCAAACAGGGCGGGCCGCCGACGACCATGCCTCCCCCGCGGGTGGACGACACTTTCCTTGAGCTCAGCGCAGCGCTGGAGCACAAGGGGCAAGTCATTCTTTATGGTCCGCCGGGAACGGGAAAGACTTACCTCGCTCGCCGTTTCGCAGTGTGGTGGCTATTGCAGCACAGCGGCGCGGCCGACGCGCACCTCGTGCTCGCGGATGCCGAGCGCTTCCGGGCCGAGGAGGGACGCCTCGCGGCCCCACGCCTCGCCGAGCAGCAGCCAGGGTCCGCTCCGCTGACTCGCCTGACGTTCCATCCCTCGTACAGCTACGAGGATTTCATCGAAGGCTTCCGCCCCGCGCCCACGTCGACCGGAACGCTCAGCCTGAAGCTCGAAGATGGCGTCTTCAAGCGCATCTGCCGCGACGCCGCGGCACAGCCGAGCCGGCGGTTTCTCGTGCTCGTCGACGAGATCAACCGGGCCAACCTCGCAAAGGTCTTCGGCGAGCTCATCACGCTGCTGGAAAAAGACAAGCGGGGCCTCACCATCACGCTGCCCCAGAGCAAGGAGAGCTTCGCGATCCCGCCGAATGTCTACATCTTGGGCACGATGAACACGGCCGATCGAAGCATCAAGCTGCTCGACGCCGCCTTGCGGCGCCGGTTCGGCTTCATCGAGTGCATGCCGGAGCCCGAGGTCCTTCAGGGCACGAGCGTGAACGGACTCGCACTCGATGTATTTCTCGAGGAGCTGAACAGGCGCATCGCGGCAAACGAGGGGCGGGAGAAGCAGATCGGCCATGCCTACCTCCTCGACGGCGATCGGGCGATCGACGATCCGGAGGTGTTCGCTCGACGATTCCGTCAGGACATCCTGCCGTTGCTGCAAGAGTATTGCTACGATGACTATTCCAGGCTGGCGAAGTACATCGGCAACAAGCTCGTCCCTGATGCGCGCACCCTGAATCACGAGTACCTGTCGAAGGCCGACGACCTGATCGAGGCATTGAGGCTCGCGCTCTCGCCGACCTCGCAGAGCGGTGCATGA